CAGGGCCGCCCGCCCTTCCCGGCGCCGGCTCCGCGAGACGAATGCTCAGACGACGGGCGCCCGCATTCCCAAGCCCACCTGGAGCCCTACGGGGATCCCGTGAACTTCAAGGAGGCGCAAGATGCGGAAGCACCGACTCTACGGCGTTGCCATCGCCGTGCTGCTCGGCACGAGTCTCATCGACCACCGGCCGAGCTCTCCTCATCACGCCGCCGGGACCGACATCCGTCGGACCGGCTTTCGATTGGCGGCGGCGGCCCTGCCGTCGTACGCGCAGAACACGTCAACAGGCCGTGCAGCCCCGGCAACGGGCGGCGAGCCGCCCCGGATCGGCATGTTGCGACCAGCCCGGGCCCACTTCATGACCATGGTGTGGACCTGGGTGGGGTACGTCAACACCCACACACCACCACCACCGCCACCACCGCCACCACCGCACCCGGCAGCGCCCGGTCCTCCGGCCGCCGTCACGCCGGCGACCGCGGCGGCGCCCGCGCCCGCCCGTTCCGCCACCGGCGACGTCTGGGCCGGACTGCGGCAGTGCGAGTCGGGCGGCGACTACGCCGAGAACACCGGCAACGGCTACTACGGCGCCTACCAATTCAGCCTGGCCACGTGGCATGGGCTCGGGCTGCCGGGGCTTCCGTCCCAGGCGTCCCCGGCGGTACAGGACCAGGCGGCCCAGCAGCTCCAGGCCAGGAGCGGCTGGGGACAGTGGCCGAGCTGCTCGCGCCGGCTCCGTCTCACCTGAGCGGCGGCACCGCTCAGAGGCCCACCGGGGCGGCGGCACCGCTCCCCACGACGGCGGGGGTGGGCGGGCACGCACGAGCTCTTCGAGACGCACCGGCCTGCGACCCCCGGGTCCAGGCCGGTGCGTCGGTCCGACCGGGGCAAAGTGCGGGCTCCGACGCCGGGCGGGTATCGTCGAATGCGTGACGGCTGACACTGGGAGCGGTCTCGCCACCACTCCTCGGAAAAACGAGCCGGTCGATCCGCGGCCGGACGATGGCGGCGCAGGTCCGGGCGCCGGAGCGGGCGCGTCCCGTCCGTGGCTGCAGGCGCTGCGGGGCCTCGACGCCGTGACCACCGCCCCCGTCGCCCGCCTGGGCTCGCTGTTCGAGCGGCGGGCGTTCGAGGAAGGGACGTTCGAGGTCGAGGGGCTGCGCCTGTACTACGAGCGCCACGGCGAGGGCCCCCGGGTGCTCGTCTTCCTCCACGGGCTCCTCCTCGACAGCCAGCTGAGCCGGCGCCTGGCGGCGGACCTGGCCACCCGGGGTTTCCAGGTGGTCCTGCTCGACCTGCCGGGGCACGGCAACTCGGACAAGCCCCGGCACGCGTCGGCGCACCGGATGGACTCCTACGCGCACTATGTCGTGGCCCTCCTCGACGAGCTGGGGATCGACGAAGCCGTGGTGGGCGGCGTGTCGCTCGGCGCCAACGTGAGCCTGCAGGTCGCCGTGCAGGCGCCCGAGCGCGTCCGCGGTCTGCTGGTGGAGATGCCCGTCCTGGAGTGGGCGGTCCCGGGCGCGGCCATGGTGTTCCTGCCCATGCTGCTCGGCGTCCACTACGCGGCGCCGCTGGTCCGCCTGGTGGCGGCGATGGCGCGCCGGATGCCGAAGACGAAGGTGGCCGTGCTCGACAGCGTCCTCACGATGCTCACCCTCGAGCCCGAGGAGGCCGCCGCCGTGCTGCACGGCATGCTCGTGGGCCCGATCACCCCCACCTACGAGGAGCGACACGCCATCGCCGTGCCGGCACTCGTCATCGGGCACAAGGTGGACTTCATCCACCCGTTCACCGACGCCGACCACCTCGCCCGCCAGCTACCGAGGGCCAGGCTCCTCGAGGCCCGTTCCATCCTCGAGCTGCGCATCTCGCCGGAGCGGTTGACCGCCGAGATCGCCGACTTCCTCGGCGACGTGTGGAGCGAGCCGGCGAAAGCCCGGCCGTTCGGAGGAGCCGACCGGGCCCACCCCGCCTGATCGTCCGATCAGCGGCGCGGCGCCCAGGCGTCGGGGTCCTCGGTCAGCTTCGCCACCGCGCGGGGAAGCCGCCCGGCCACGACGTCGTCGAGGGTCACCCGCTCGAGCACGTTGCGCATGCTGGCCCGCACCGCCACCCACACGTCCTGGAGGTGGACGGCCGCCCCCTCGTAACGCGCCGCCTCGGGCCGGAGCCCGCGCACCTCGGCCAGCGGGCCGTCGAGCGCCCGCATGACGTCGGCCACCGTGATCTCCTTCGCCGGGCGGGCCAGCCGGTACCCGCCCTCGGAGCCGCGCTGGCTCGAGACGATCCCGGCCCGGCGCAGGTCGATGAGGATCGCCCCCAGGAACCGGGCGGGGAGTCGCTGGGCGTCGGCCAACGCCTCCGCCGTGGTCGGCTCGCCCCGATCGGCCAGGGCCAGGAGGGCCCGCATGCCGTAGTCGACCTTGGCCGGGATATGCACGGACCGGATTCTGCCCGGCCCTGCCGCCCTGCGCCCGTCGACGGGGCCCGGTGTGGGCAGAAAAGCCCTTGCGCCCGCCGTCCCCCGGTCCGATGCTGACGAGTGAGACGACAGGCCCGCGCCAGGCCTTCGGGCCCGGTCCAGGCGGTCACGGAGAAGGAGGCGTGCCCATGCGGGTGGCCGAGAGGCACCGTGAGCCGGCCGAGGCCCATTTCACCGAAGGTGAGCCCGACCTCGAGCCCCCCGAGGAGCTGGCCGTCGTCGAGCGCGACGAGGAGGCGATCCTCGAGGAGGACCTCGACAACGAGGACGTCCTCGAGCAGGACGTCGACGAAGACACGCTCGAGGTCACGCTGGAGGACCTCATCCACGACGGCGACGACGACGAGGACGAGGCCGTCGAGAGCCGGCCCGTGGCCGAGTCGGGCTTCGCCGCGCGGGCACCACGCGTCCGCGCCGGGGACGGGGCGGTGGCGGAGGACGCCGGGGACGGGGCGGTGGCGGAGGACGCCGGTGACGGCGACGACACCCTGGACGGCACCGACGGGGACGACCTCGAGGCGGAGCTCGACGTCGTGCTCCTCGAGCGCCTCGCCCTCGTCGAGCACGGCGAGGATGGCGCCGAGGACGGCGACGCCAGCGACGCGGAGCGCGCCCCGGCGCGGGCGCGTGACGGCTTCGACGGGTCCACCGACGTCGCCCCCTGCGGGATCGACGAGTTCGTCTGTCCGTCGTGCTTCCTGGTGCGCAAACGTGTGCAGCTGGTGGGCGCCGGCGCCCCGGTCTGTCGCGACTGCGCCTGATCCCCGTCGCGCACGCGCCGCGCAGGATGCGTCGGCCGCGCGTCGGCGGCGCGTCCGGCACGAATCCCGAACGAGAGCGGCCGCCCCCGGCGAGCTCTGCAGAAACGGTCCTCGAAGGCCCGTGCTGCTCACCGGGGACGGCCAGGGATGCGTCCTAGGTGGGCGGCACTCCAGACGCACCCCAGGGACTCGGTCGGTTTCCCGGCGTCATCCCCACGGCCAGCATGGTCCGGACGGCGCAGGACCGGCAGGGTCCAAAGTCCCGAGACGGGCGCCGGCATGCCCCTGTCGACTACAACGTGGCGCATGGACGCCACCCGCACCCGTGAGGTCACCGACGCGCCGCGACGGCGGCGCACGATCGCGGTGACAGGCTCGGGGTCCGGGATCGGCGCGGCGGTCTACGGCCGCTTCGAGCGAAGCGGTGCCCGGGTGATCGGGGTGGACCTGCGCGACGCCGAGGTCATCGCCGACCTCTCGCATCCGGAGGGACGGGCGCAGGCGGTGGAGGGCGTGACCGAACGCTGCGGCGCGCGCCTCGACGGGGTCGTCGTGTGCGCCGGGCTGGGACCGCAGGTCGACCCCACCGAACTGATCGCCGCGGTGAATTTCTTCGGCGCCGTCGGCGTGCTCGACGGGCTCCTCCCCGCCCTCGCCGAGGGGGAAGCCCCGGCGGCCGTGGCCATGGCGTCGAACTCGGCCGGGCTCACGCCGCCCGCCCCCGAGCTCCTCGGTCGTCTGCTCGAGGGCGACGAGGACGGGGCGCTGGCCGCGGCCGCGGCGCTCGACGGGCCGACCGTCTACGGGACGAGCAAGCTCGCCCTCACGCGTGCGGTACGTCGCCGGGCCCAGGCCTGGGCGGAGGCCGGGGTGCGGCTCAACGCCGTGGCCCCCGGGCCGGTCGACACACCCCTCCTCGCCGGCGGCCTGGCAGACCCCGTGCTCGGCCCCCTGATCGAGGCCCTGCCCGTCCCGATGGGCCGGCGGGGCACCCCGGCCGAGATCGCCGCCGCCGTGGGCTTTCTCCTCGACCCCGCCAACGGGTTCATCCACGGCTCGGTGCTCTTCGTCGACGGCGGGAGCGACGCGCTGCTGCGCCCCGACGCGCTCTGACGGGCGCCTGACGTCGTCGTTCAGCCGTCGTCCGTCAGCCGTCGTCCTCCCCCGGCCGGGCCCGGTCGCGCTTGCGGGCCGAGCGCCGCCGCTTGTCGGCGAGGCGTCGCGCCCGGGCCGCCGCCGACGGCGCGGTGGGTACCCGTCGTCGCTCCACCCGCAACGCGTCGACCAGGCGCTGCGCCAGGCGTTCGAGGGCCAGCTCGCGATTGCGGGCCTGGGAGCGCTCGTCCCCGGCGGCGGCCCGGACCGTCGGCCCCAGGCGCTCGAGCAGCCGGGCCCGCTGGCGGGGCCCGAGTGACCTCGAGGCGGCGACGTCGAACGTCACCTCGGCGCGCGTGCTGGCCTTGTTGGCGTGCTGTCCCCCGGGCCCGCCGCTCGTCGAGAATCGCCATATGAGCTCGTCGAGGGGGATGGCGAGGCTCCGCGTGACCCGCAGGGACGCGCCAGACGCCGTCCCGTCGAGCGCCGCACCGTGGGGTGCCGTCCCGTCGGCGCGGTCTGCGCCATCGGCGCGGTCGGCGGTCACGGCCCTGCCGGGGTTCGAAAGGCGACGCTCAGGGCGCCGGCTGGGCGATGACGGGGTTCTCGAGCGTGCCGACGCCGTCGACGGTGATACGGACCGTGTCGCCGGGCACGAGCCACTTCGGCGGGTCGAAGCCCATGCCGACGCCCGCGGGGGTGCCCGTCGAGAGGATATCGCCGGGTTCGAGCGTGAACACCGAGGAGAGGTACTCGACCTGCTCCCAGCACGAGAAGATCATGTCGCCGGTGGACGAGTCCTGCCGCAGCTCGTCGTTGACCCACGTCCGGAGGCGCAGGCCCTGCGGGTCGCCGACCTCGTCCGTGGTGACGATCCACGGGCCGGTCGGACCGTGGGTGTCGAACGATTTCCCCAGCGTCCACGTCGGGGTGCGCCACTGCCAGTCGCGCACGGTCACGTCGTTCAGGACGGTGAACCCGGCGATCACGTCGGCGGCTGCGTCCCTGGAGACACGATGGCAGCGGCGGCCCACGACCATGGCGAGTTCGCCCTCGTAGTCGACCTGGGGAGAGACGGTCGGGATCTCGATCGGCTCGTCGGGCCCGATCACGCACGTGCGCTGCTTGTTGAACCAGACCTGGTACTGCGGGGTCTGCGCCCCCGTCTCGGCCACGTGCGCCGCGTAGTTCAGGCCGATGCCGAGCACCTTGGCCGGCCGGGGGACCGGGGGGCGCAGCCGCACCGCGCCCATCCCGAGCCGGCGCGCCCGTGACCGGAGCGCGTCGTCGGCGCGCTCCATCGCCCCGGGCCCGGCGACGAGCAGCTCGCTCATGTCCCCGGGGAGGGCCACGGCCGGGTCGGTGAGGTCGACCACCTCGTCGCCCACCACCACGCCCGTCCGGACGACGGACGGGGAGCTCGGTTCGACGAAGCTCGCCAGGCGCATGGCGCCACCGTAGCGACAACCCTGGTAAGAGAACAGGGGTTCCCCACGGGCCGACCCGGCCGGACGGAGGAGATGCGATGCCAGCAAGCCTCGGGGGCAAGGTGGCCCTCGTGACCGGTTCTTCGAGCGGCATCGGGGCGGCGACGGCCCGGGCGTTCGCGGCCGAGGGCGCCGCCGTGGTGGTCAATTCCTCGACGTCGGTCGACGCGGGACGGGCGCTGGCGGCCGAGCTCCCCGGCGCCACCTACGTCCAGGCCGACGTGGCCGACCTGGAGCAGGCCCGCGCCCTCGTCGACCGGGTCGTCGCCGACCACGGCCGCCTGGACGTCCTCGTCAACAACGCCGGCACGACCCAGGTCATCGCGCACCCCGACCTCGACGCCGCCACGCCCGAGGTGTGGCGGCGGATCTTCGACGTCAACGTGATCGGCACATGGCAGGTCACCGTGGCCGCCGTCCCCCACCTGCGCGCCACGGGCGACGGCACCGTCGTCAACGTGTCGTCGGTGGCCGGGCACACCACCCGGGGAAGCTCGATCCCCTACGCCACCTCGAAGGCGGCCGTCAGCCACATGACCGAGCTGCTCGCCAACGTCCTCGGGCCCGACATCCGGGTCAACGCCGTGGCGCCGGGCCTCGTCGACACACCCTGGACCGCCGACTGGGACCTGGTGCGCGAGTTCGTCCGGGCCCACGCCCCCCTGCAGCGGTCGGCCACGCCCGAGGACGTCGCCCACGTCATCCTGGGGCTCGTCACCGCCCGCTACGTCACCGGCGAGATCGTCATGGTGGACGGCGGGCTGCACCTGCGCTGAGCCTGGCCGCGCGGACTGCACCCGCACCGGGGCCGGCCCTGGCCGTCGCCGGCGCCCGCGGCCCGTCGAGCGGGCCGATGCCGGCGGCGCCGGCCCGGGTGGCCGGGCGACGGTGGCCTTGCCATGATGGCCCCGTGCCCTCCTACCGGCAGCCCACGTCCGCCGACAAGGCCTTCAACGGCCTCGTGGCCGCGGCCACCCGGCTCGGCCTGAGCATCTGGGGCTCACGTGTGCTGCGCGTCCGGGGCCGCACCTCGGGCCAGTGGCGCAGCACACCGGTGAACCTGCTCACCCTCGACGGACGGCGCTACCTGGTGGCACCGCGCGGCGAGACGCAGTGGGTGCGCAACCTGCGCACGGCGCGCTCGGGCGAGCTGGTGGTGGGCCGGCGCGTCGAGGCCTTCAACGCCGAGGAGCTCCCCGGGGTGGACGACGAGAAGGTCGCCGTCCTGTGCGCCTATCTCCGGCGCTGGAAATTCGAGGTGGGCAGGTTCTTCGACGGCGTATCGGCCGACTCGCCCGACGACGAGCTGCGGCGGATCGCTCCCGAGCACCCCGTCTTCCGGGTCGACTCCCCGGCCGCGCACACGGCCGGTTGAGAGCCTCCGTGGACTTCGACATCTGGTTGCCCACCGCCAACCCGTTCGCCACCCCCGAGCTCCTGGCGGCGGTGGCGGCCGAGTCCGAGGCACGCGGTGTGGGCTGCATCTGGGTGGGCGAGCACGTCGTCACGTTCGAGCAGTACGAGTCGAGCTATCCGTACGCCGACGACGGGCGGGTGCCGCTGCCACCGGGCACGGGGCTGCTCGAGCCCTTCACCACCCTGGCGTTCCTGGCCGGCCTGACCACGACCGTGCGTCTCGGGACGGCCATGTGCCTGCTCCCGCAGCGCAACCCGGTGTACACGGCCAAGGAGGTGGCGACCGTGGACTGGCTGTCGGGGGGCCGCGTGGACCTCGGGGTGGGCGTGGGCTGGCTGCGCGAGGAGTTCGACGCGGTGGCCGCGCCGTGGGCGGCGCGCGGCGCCCGTTGCGACGAATACCTCGACGTCCTGCGCGCGCTGTGGTGCGACGACCCGTCGTCGTTCTCCGGGGAGTACTACACGCTCCCCCCGTCCAACCTCCATCCGAAGCCGCTCCAGGATCCCCACCCACCCATCCATATCGGGGGCGAGAGCGAGGCCGCGCTGCGCCGGACGGCGCGCGCCGCGCAAGGGTGGCACACCTTCAACCGCGCGCCGGGCGACCTGCCACCCGCCCTGGCGCGACTCGATGCCCACCTCGACGAGCAGGGTCGGCGTCGCGCCGAGGTGCGCGTCACGGTGTGCCCGTACTTCAAGCCGCTCGACCCCGCCATCACCGAGCAGTACGCGCAGGCCGGTGCCGACGCCGTGTCGGCACTGCTCTTCGCGATGTCGGCCGACGACGTCCCGGTGGCCTTCGACGCGCTCGACCCCTGCCTCGAACGGGCCCGGGCCTGCTGAGACAGGACCGCCCCCCCGTCGGCGGGCCCGCCCGGCACGCGGCGCGGGCGCCCGGCCCCGGGGCGTCGCCACGCGGCGGCTACGGGGGCCCCGACCGGTCGGACCGGCTCGGCAGGAACGCCAGCACCAGGGCGGCGGCCACGGTGACCACCACCGCCCCGACCACCATGGCGAGGTCCATGCCGTTCACGAAGGCCCGCCGGGCGAGCCCTGCCAGCGCGGCGCCCTGGGCCCCGCCGACCCGCTGCGCCACGGCCAGCGCACCGCCGAGCGAACTGTCGATGAGGCGCAGGGCCGGGGCCGGCACCGCCTGGTGCGCCAGGACGGGGTCGAGCCGCCCCTGGTAGCGAGAAGCGAGGAGGCTCCCGAGCACCCCGACCCCGAGTGCGCCGCCCAGCTGGAGGGCGGTGCCGTTGGTGGCCGAGCCCATACCGGTCTTCTCGCGGGGCACCGAGCCCATGACCGACTCCGTGGAAGGGGCGAACGCCAGCCCCGTGCCGATCCCGAGCAGGAGCAGGGCCGGCAGCGCCGCGCCGTAGCTGCCGGCCGTCGTGGTCCGCGACAGCAGGCCCATGCCGACGGCGATCGTCGCCATGCCCGACGCCACGATCGCCTTGGTACCCACCCCGCGCACCAGGAGGCTCGACAGGGGCGCCACGACCAGGATGACGAGGGCGACGGGCCCCACCCGCAGCCCGGCGGCGAAGGGGCTGTAGCCGAGGCTGAACTGCAGGTACTGCGTGAGGAGGAACAGCGCTCCCATCAGGGCGAACATGACGAACGACATCGAACCGATGGCGGCGCTGAACCGGCGGGACCGGAAGAACGACAGGTCGAGCATGGGGTGGGTCGAGCGCCGCTCCCACAACACGAAGGACGTCAGCACGACGACGGCCAGCGCCAGGGCACCGAGGACCCGCGGGGACGACCAGGTCTGGTTGGGCGCCTCGATGATCCCCCACAGCAGCAGACCCGTGCCCACCGTGGACAGCACGCCGCCGACGGGGTCGGGTCGCTTGGCGGTGGCGTCCTTCGACTCGGGCACGAGCCAGAACGCCGCCACCGCCCCCGCCAGGGCGATCGGGACGTTGATGAGGAACACCGACCCCCACCAGAAGTGGGCGAGCAGCCAGCCGCCGGCGATCGGGCCGACGGCGATGCCGATCCCCGTCGTCCCCGACCAGATGCCGATGGCGCGGGCCCGGTCACGCTCCTGCGTGAAGACGTTGGTGAGGATCGACAGGGTCGACGGCATGATGGCGGCACCGCCGACGCCCATGAGGGCGCGCGACGCGATGAGCCAGTGGGGTGACCCGGAGAACGCCGACAGGGCGGAGCCCGTGGCGAACACCACCAAACCGGCCATGAACACCCGCTTGCGCCCGACGTGGTCACCGACGCTGCCGAGGACGAGCATCAGGCCGGCGAAGAGCACGGCATACGAGTCGACGATCCACTGCAGGTCGCTCGACGAGGCGTGGAAGTCGCGCACGATCGACGGCAAGGCGACGTTCAGGATGGTGTTGTCGAGGCTGACGATGAGCAGACTGGTGCACAACACCACCAGCACCCACCAGCGCCGGCCTTCCGCCCGACGCGACCGCTGCGCAGCCCGGGATCGCCCCCCCTCCCCGCGATTGCCTGCACCCTGGGCCCGCCCTGCACCCGGAGAGGGGACGGCCCGAGGACTCCCTCGCAGCCGTCGAGCGTCGGGCACGGTGGTCGCCATGGGCGTTCCTAACGGTCGCGGCCGGTTGCCGAAGGCCCCCGACCGTGGCTCGTGGCGGGCCTCCGCCCCCCATCTTCGATGACCACGCAGCACCCCCACCAGGGCCGTTGGACCCCTGGGCATCCGGGGTGCAGGAGTCACAGAGGTGTAGTTTCATGGTCACCGGCGGTGGCGACGAGACGGGGAGCTGACATGCAGGACCTGGGTGACGGACCACGCGTCGGGCCCCGACGGCTCTCCGCCGTCCGGGACGAGCGGGGCGCCCCCGCCCCGAGCCTCGACGATGCGCCCGTCGTCCCCGCGCACCGGTTGCTCGAGGTGGCCAGCGCGCTCTCCGACGGCGCCACCCGGCTCCACGAGCGGTTGCGCCATCTCGAACCCGAAGAACGCGAGGCCGTCATCGACCTCGTCGCCGACCAGGTCACCGAGATCGTGACACTGTGGTCGGACATGGTGCGCGGCGTGGTGTCCGCCGGCGGCGGCGCCGGCAACCGTGGCACCGTCAACGATGACGACGAGCGGTCCGCGCCAGGGCGGCCCACGTTCATGGGCTCGCACCGGTCGGACCGAACGGTCGACGACCATCCCGCCCGGATCCCCGCGTACGAGGGCGACGGCGCGCCGCAACCCGTGCGGGCACCGTCACCCTCACCCTCACCCTCACCGGCGGCGGTGCTGCGACGCGAGTCCGCCGAGGCGCCCCGGGACTCCGAGCGGCTCACGCGCGACGAGCTCACAGGCGTCTTCAACCGCCAGGCCGGCTTCGCGGCCCTGGACCGGGAGATCGAGCGTTGCCGCCGCGGCGGGGAACGCTTCGTCCTGGGCTTCCTGAACGTCGACAGCCTCACGGCCGTCAACGACACCCGCGGCCCGCGCGCCGGCGACGAACTGCTGCGCAAGGTGACCGCCGCGCTGCGGGCGACACTGCGCTCCTACGACGTGATCAGCCGGCTCGGTGGCGACGAGTTCCTCTTCTCGCTGCCCGGCGCCGACATGGCCACGGCCGAGCTGCGCTTCAAGGAGTTCGCCGTCATCCTGGCCGAAGAGGCGCCCGGCTCTTCGGCCAGTGTCGGCTTCGCCGAGCTCCACCAGCACGACACGCTCGACGACCTCGTCGCCGGAGCGGAGACGGCCATGCTGAAGAGCCGGCGGCACCGCCGGCGCGGCCGCGGCTAGCGCGACCTCCCGCGCACCGCCGCCCGCCCACGACGCCTCGAATCGCGCCATGACCGACGCCACCACGCCTCGATCGAACGCCGATGTGTCGGTACGGCTCGACGGTGGCACCGCCGTCGTCACCTTGCATCGGCCGCCGCACAATCTTCTCACCGAACCGGTGTTGCGCGCCCTCGCCGACGCCATCACGGCGCTGCGTGGCGTGGCCCGCTCGGCGGTGATCTGCTCCGAGGGCCGTTCGTTCTGCGCCGGTGCCGACTTCCGGTCCGGAGAGGCCCCCGATCCCACCGAAGGAGGAGCGTTCGAGACCCGGACCGCGGCGTTCTACGACCAGGCGGCGCGGATCTTCGAGTCCCCCGTGCCGCTCGTGGCGGCCGTCCAGGGAGCCGCTATCGGCGCGGGATTCGGGCTGGCGTTGGCCTGCGACATGTGCGTCGTGGGCGACCGGGGATGGTTCCAGGCGAGCTTCGTCCGGCTCGGCATCCATCCGGGCTTCGCGCTGAGCACCACACTGCCTCGCGTCGTCGGCCCCGGGCGCGCCGCCGATCTGTTCCTCACCGGGCGTCGCGTGGACGCCCCCGAGGCGGAACGCATCGGCATCGCGCAACGCGTCGTGCCCGCCGGGGAGGAGATCGGCGCCGCGCTCGAGACGGCGACGAGCATCGCCGCAGGCGCGCCCCTGGCGGTGTCGTCGACCCGGGCCACGTTGCGCCGGGGCCTGGCGGGCGCAGCGCGCGCCGCCATGCGCCACGAGCTCGCCGAGCAGACGGCGCTGGCCGGGACCGCCGATGCCGTCGAAGGCGTGAACGCCATGCTCCAGGGCCGCGAACCTCGGTTCGAAGGACGCTGACGCCTCGGTTCGAAGGGGCGCCCCTTCCCTGGAGGGGCCGCACGCCCCGCAGCGGCGCCCGTGCCGACTACGGACCGGTGAACGAGGGCATCACCCTGGTGGCGAACTCCTCCACCCGGGCGCGCCCCTCCCCCGGCCATCCGCACACCAGATAGCGGACGCCGACGTCCTGCATGGCGACAATCGCGCCGCGCACCTCGTCCCACGGCTCGGAAAGCGAGAGCGACGACGCCCGCAGGATGGCTCCGGGGTCGCGCCCGGCGTCCTCGGCCAGGTGGTCGAGCTCGCTCGACAGGGCCCGCATCTGCTCGGGGCTGCCGTAGGTGTGCCACACGTCCGCCCGGCGCGCCGCCAACGGCAGGGTGCGACGGCGTCCCGATCCCCCGATCCAGATCGGCGGG
This sequence is a window from Acidimicrobiales bacterium. Protein-coding genes within it:
- a CDS encoding transglycosylase family protein → MRKHRLYGVAIAVLLGTSLIDHRPSSPHHAAGTDIRRTGFRLAAAALPSYAQNTSTGRAAPATGGEPPRIGMLRPARAHFMTMVWTWVGYVNTHTPPPPPPPPPPHPAAPGPPAAVTPATAAAPAPARSATGDVWAGLRQCESGGDYAENTGNGYYGAYQFSLATWHGLGLPGLPSQASPAVQDQAAQQLQARSGWGQWPSCSRRLRLT
- a CDS encoding alpha/beta hydrolase — encoded protein: MTTAPVARLGSLFERRAFEEGTFEVEGLRLYYERHGEGPRVLVFLHGLLLDSQLSRRLAADLATRGFQVVLLDLPGHGNSDKPRHASAHRMDSYAHYVVALLDELGIDEAVVGGVSLGANVSLQVAVQAPERVRGLLVEMPVLEWAVPGAAMVFLPMLLGVHYAAPLVRLVAAMARRMPKTKVAVLDSVLTMLTLEPEEAAAVLHGMLVGPITPTYEERHAIAVPALVIGHKVDFIHPFTDADHLARQLPRARLLEARSILELRISPERLTAEIADFLGDVWSEPAKARPFGGADRAHPA
- a CDS encoding Rrf2 family transcriptional regulator, which codes for MHIPAKVDYGMRALLALADRGEPTTAEALADAQRLPARFLGAILIDLRRAGIVSSQRGSEGGYRLARPAKEITVADVMRALDGPLAEVRGLRPEAARYEGAAVHLQDVWVAVRASMRNVLERVTLDDVVAGRLPRAVAKLTEDPDAWAPRR
- a CDS encoding DUF4193 family protein, producing MRVAERHREPAEAHFTEGEPDLEPPEELAVVERDEEAILEEDLDNEDVLEQDVDEDTLEVTLEDLIHDGDDDEDEAVESRPVAESGFAARAPRVRAGDGAVAEDAGDGAVAEDAGDGDDTLDGTDGDDLEAELDVVLLERLALVEHGEDGAEDGDASDAERAPARARDGFDGSTDVAPCGIDEFVCPSCFLVRKRVQLVGAGAPVCRDCA
- a CDS encoding SDR family oxidoreductase, whose amino-acid sequence is MDATRTREVTDAPRRRRTIAVTGSGSGIGAAVYGRFERSGARVIGVDLRDAEVIADLSHPEGRAQAVEGVTERCGARLDGVVVCAGLGPQVDPTELIAAVNFFGAVGVLDGLLPALAEGEAPAAVAMASNSAGLTPPAPELLGRLLEGDEDGALAAAAALDGPTVYGTSKLALTRAVRRRAQAWAEAGVRLNAVAPGPVDTPLLAGGLADPVLGPLIEALPVPMGRRGTPAEIAAAVGFLLDPANGFIHGSVLFVDGGSDALLRPDAL
- the arfB gene encoding alternative ribosome rescue aminoacyl-tRNA hydrolase ArfB, producing the protein MTADRADGADRADGTAPHGAALDGTASGASLRVTRSLAIPLDELIWRFSTSGGPGGQHANKASTRAEVTFDVAASRSLGPRQRARLLERLGPTVRAAAGDERSQARNRELALERLAQRLVDALRVERRRVPTAPSAAARARRLADKRRRSARKRDRARPGEDDG
- a CDS encoding fumarylacetoacetate hydrolase family protein, with product MRLASFVEPSSPSVVRTGVVVGDEVVDLTDPAVALPGDMSELLVAGPGAMERADDALRSRARRLGMGAVRLRPPVPRPAKVLGIGLNYAAHVAETGAQTPQYQVWFNKQRTCVIGPDEPIEIPTVSPQVDYEGELAMVVGRRCHRVSRDAAADVIAGFTVLNDVTVRDWQWRTPTWTLGKSFDTHGPTGPWIVTTDEVGDPQGLRLRTWVNDELRQDSSTGDMIFSCWEQVEYLSSVFTLEPGDILSTGTPAGVGMGFDPPKWLVPGDTVRITVDGVGTLENPVIAQPAP
- a CDS encoding glucose 1-dehydrogenase — translated: MPASLGGKVALVTGSSSGIGAATARAFAAEGAAVVVNSSTSVDAGRALAAELPGATYVQADVADLEQARALVDRVVADHGRLDVLVNNAGTTQVIAHPDLDAATPEVWRRIFDVNVIGTWQVTVAAVPHLRATGDGTVVNVSSVAGHTTRGSSIPYATSKAAVSHMTELLANVLGPDIRVNAVAPGLVDTPWTADWDLVREFVRAHAPLQRSATPEDVAHVILGLVTARYVTGEIVMVDGGLHLR
- a CDS encoding nitroreductase/quinone reductase family protein, producing MPSYRQPTSADKAFNGLVAAATRLGLSIWGSRVLRVRGRTSGQWRSTPVNLLTLDGRRYLVAPRGETQWVRNLRTARSGELVVGRRVEAFNAEELPGVDDEKVAVLCAYLRRWKFEVGRFFDGVSADSPDDELRRIAPEHPVFRVDSPAAHTAG
- a CDS encoding TIGR03619 family F420-dependent LLM class oxidoreductase, producing the protein MDFDIWLPTANPFATPELLAAVAAESEARGVGCIWVGEHVVTFEQYESSYPYADDGRVPLPPGTGLLEPFTTLAFLAGLTTTVRLGTAMCLLPQRNPVYTAKEVATVDWLSGGRVDLGVGVGWLREEFDAVAAPWAARGARCDEYLDVLRALWCDDPSSFSGEYYTLPPSNLHPKPLQDPHPPIHIGGESEAALRRTARAAQGWHTFNRAPGDLPPALARLDAHLDEQGRRRAEVRVTVCPYFKPLDPAITEQYAQAGADAVSALLFAMSADDVPVAFDALDPCLERARAC
- a CDS encoding MFS transporter — protein: MLVVLCTSLLIVSLDNTILNVALPSIVRDFHASSSDLQWIVDSYAVLFAGLMLVLGSVGDHVGRKRVFMAGLVVFATGSALSAFSGSPHWLIASRALMGVGGAAIMPSTLSILTNVFTQERDRARAIGIWSGTTGIGIAVGPIAGGWLLAHFWWGSVFLINVPIALAGAVAAFWLVPESKDATAKRPDPVGGVLSTVGTGLLLWGIIEAPNQTWSSPRVLGALALAVVVLTSFVLWERRSTHPMLDLSFFRSRRFSAAIGSMSFVMFALMGALFLLTQYLQFSLGYSPFAAGLRVGPVALVILVVAPLSSLLVRGVGTKAIVASGMATIAVGMGLLSRTTTAGSYGAALPALLLLGIGTGLAFAPSTESVMGSVPREKTGMGSATNGTALQLGGALGVGVLGSLLASRYQGRLDPVLAHQAVPAPALRLIDSSLGGALAVAQRVGGAQGAALAGLARRAFVNGMDLAMVVGAVVVTVAAALVLAFLPSRSDRSGPP